The following are from one region of the Francisella opportunistica genome:
- the sucC gene encoding ADP-forming succinate--CoA ligase subunit beta, whose protein sequence is MNLHEYQAKDLLESYGLKVQKGIVAHNPNEAAQAFDQLGGKFAVVKAQVHAGGRGKAGGVKVVKSSQEAREVAESLIGKNLVTFQTDAEGQPVNSVGIFEDVYPVTRELYLGAVVDRSSRKVTFMASTEGGVDIEEVAHNSPEKILKVEVDPLVGLQPFQAREIAFKIGLEGKQINDFVKTMLGAYKAFIECDFALFEINPLAVRENGEIVCVDGKINLDSNALYRHPKLLALRDKSQENAKELKASEHELNYVALEGNIGCMVNGAGLAMATMDIIQLYGGKPANFLDVGGGATKERVIEAFKLILDDENVKAVLINIFGGIVRCDMIAEAIIEAVKEVNVTVPVVVRLEGNNAEKGAKILADSGLKLIPADGLADAAEKVVKSLG, encoded by the coding sequence ATGAACTTACATGAATATCAAGCTAAAGATCTTTTAGAAAGCTATGGTCTAAAAGTTCAAAAAGGTATCGTAGCTCATAACCCTAATGAAGCTGCTCAGGCATTTGACCAACTAGGTGGCAAATTTGCTGTGGTTAAAGCTCAGGTACATGCTGGTGGTCGTGGTAAAGCTGGTGGTGTAAAAGTTGTTAAATCATCTCAAGAAGCGCGTGAAGTAGCAGAAAGCTTAATCGGTAAAAATCTTGTAACTTTCCAAACTGATGCTGAAGGTCAGCCAGTTAATTCTGTTGGTATTTTTGAAGACGTTTATCCTGTTACACGTGAATTATATTTAGGCGCTGTAGTTGATAGATCTAGTCGTAAAGTAACTTTCATGGCGTCAACTGAAGGCGGTGTAGATATTGAAGAAGTTGCACACAACTCTCCTGAGAAAATCCTCAAAGTAGAAGTTGATCCATTAGTTGGTCTTCAACCTTTCCAAGCGCGTGAAATTGCTTTTAAAATTGGTTTAGAAGGTAAGCAAATCAATGATTTTGTTAAAACAATGTTAGGTGCTTATAAAGCATTTATCGAGTGTGATTTTGCTCTGTTTGAAATAAACCCTCTTGCTGTAAGAGAAAATGGCGAAATTGTCTGTGTTGATGGTAAAATCAATCTTGACTCAAATGCTCTTTATAGACATCCAAAACTGCTAGCTCTAAGAGATAAATCTCAAGAGAATGCTAAAGAGTTAAAAGCTTCTGAGCATGAGCTAAACTATGTAGCTCTGGAAGGTAACATTGGCTGTATGGTTAATGGTGCTGGCCTTGCTATGGCAACTATGGATATCATTCAACTATACGGTGGTAAGCCTGCAAACTTCCTAGATGTAGGTGGTGGTGCTACTAAAGAAAGAGTAATCGAAGCTTTCAAACTAATCCTAGATGATGAGAATGTAAAAGCTGTTTTAATTAATATTTTCGGTGGTATTGTTCGTTGTGATATGATCGCAGAAGCTATTATCGAAGCTGTTAAGGAAGTAAATGTAACTGTACCAGTAGTTGTTCGTCTAGAAGGTAACAATGCAGAAAAAGGTGCTAAAATACTAGCTGACTCAGGTCTAAAACTAATA
- a CDS encoding TIGR03546 family protein, with translation MFDYIFNKIKATIFSKITPGQLLLTSVLAFVFGFIPGITYSPLLFIGVLVLVIILRINIGVFVLIALIAKALSYILQGLSFAVGTFLLDGFTQPLFKTLVNTPVVAYAGFDYYLVTGALIVAIVLGLIFGVIIAKIYKKIVAKMAVVQSGTELYNKITKNFFVKIASWIFLGKNIAKIDWVEMQKRKFRQPFRLTGVVLVALIVVALIYSPKLLETSMVSNIIKQQLTKANGATVDYQSLNLDLTNAKLEITGLGAADPTDLNKDRFYAQSVSASINISNLLTRQITLKDVVVTGVALDKQRATKAELYINTKSLVTQESKASSEAVKQQAIEAISKVGEKLQQVDLQKLKENTKQAKEVANGIKQAAEFLSNFSSTSDNTSETGQKDQSITPKAEAKVYGYANVKNEDLRDKYPSFVIQNIAIKDYMNAGTVYNASITNISTNPQLLALPTTIVVKSTNNNDVDVNVIIANKPNVDNTVKFNLQNVAGSAIQGLAIQGVDLDAESLAISGQGTWQFSGIRNIMFNIPLQLNFNNVSVSFNQFKQNIPKLTLKGAISGNLNNVSFAVDTSSLQNLLSVDTVKDAAGQIAKQTDLDKKAQQVIDNTRINGKSIKDLNANDLKNINKKDVQNLASQFGIKLN, from the coding sequence ATGTTTGATTATATATTTAACAAAATCAAGGCGACTATTTTCTCTAAAATTACTCCAGGTCAATTGCTTCTTACTTCTGTTTTAGCCTTTGTATTTGGATTTATTCCAGGAATAACGTATTCACCATTACTTTTCATAGGAGTGCTAGTTTTAGTTATAATCCTAAGAATAAATATCGGAGTATTTGTGTTGATCGCTCTTATTGCGAAAGCTCTTTCTTATATTTTACAAGGACTTAGCTTCGCGGTAGGGACATTTTTACTTGATGGTTTTACCCAGCCATTATTTAAAACTTTAGTAAATACCCCTGTAGTTGCATATGCAGGTTTTGACTATTATCTGGTAACTGGTGCATTAATTGTTGCAATAGTTTTGGGGTTAATCTTTGGTGTTATTATCGCAAAGATTTATAAAAAAATAGTTGCAAAAATGGCAGTAGTTCAGTCTGGTACAGAACTTTATAATAAAATCACAAAAAACTTTTTTGTGAAAATTGCTAGCTGGATCTTCTTAGGCAAGAATATTGCGAAAATTGACTGGGTCGAAATGCAAAAACGTAAGTTTAGACAACCATTTAGACTAACTGGTGTTGTATTAGTAGCTTTGATTGTTGTGGCTTTAATATACTCACCAAAGCTTCTAGAAACATCAATGGTATCAAATATCATCAAACAACAGTTAACTAAAGCTAATGGCGCAACTGTTGATTACCAATCTTTAAATCTAGATTTAACTAATGCCAAACTAGAAATAACAGGTTTAGGAGCAGCAGATCCGACTGATCTTAATAAAGATAGATTCTACGCTCAATCTGTCAGTGCTAGTATAAATATCTCAAATTTACTTACACGACAAATTACGCTAAAAGATGTTGTTGTCACTGGAGTGGCTTTAGATAAACAAAGAGCTACTAAAGCTGAGTTGTACATCAATACTAAATCTTTAGTTACACAAGAATCTAAGGCTAGTTCAGAGGCTGTAAAACAACAAGCTATTGAGGCTATTAGTAAGGTTGGCGAAAAACTACAACAAGTTGATCTTCAAAAACTAAAAGAAAATACCAAACAAGCTAAAGAAGTTGCTAATGGTATCAAACAAGCTGCTGAATTTTTATCTAACTTTAGCTCTACCAGTGATAATACTTCAGAGACGGGGCAGAAGGATCAAAGTATTACACCAAAAGCTGAAGCTAAGGTATATGGCTATGCAAATGTTAAGAATGAAGATTTACGTGATAAATATCCAAGTTTTGTAATTCAAAATATCGCTATTAAAGATTATATGAATGCAGGCACTGTATATAATGCTAGTATAACTAATATATCAACAAACCCTCAGTTATTAGCATTACCAACCACGATAGTTGTTAAATCAACAAATAATAATGATGTTGATGTTAATGTGATTATTGCCAATAAACCAAATGTTGATAATACGGTTAAGTTTAACTTACAAAATGTTGCAGGTAGTGCTATCCAAGGTTTAGCTATCCAAGGAGTCGATTTAGATGCTGAGAGCTTAGCTATATCAGGTCAGGGAACTTGGCAGTTTAGTGGCATAAGAAACATAATGTTTAATATTCCACTTCAACTAAACTTTAACAATGTTAGTGTTAGTTTTAACCAGTTTAAACAAAATATTCCTAAGCTAACATTAAAGGGAGCTATCTCAGGAAATTTAAATAATGTTAGCTTTGCTGTTGATACATCATCGTTACAAAACTTGCTAAGTGTTGATACAGTCAAAGATGCTGCGGGACAAATAGCCAAGCAAACAGATTTAGATAAAAAAGCACAGCAAGTCATTGACAACACTAGGATAAATGGCAAGTCTATCAAAGATTTAAATGCCAACGATTTAAAGAATATCAATAAAAAAGATGTCCAAAATCTTGCTTCTCAGTTTGGAATTAAACTTAACTAA
- a CDS encoding IS110 family transposase, which translates to MYHNFIGIDISKNDFVVAIHGKKKTFKYLNNLTGFDEFLSDHPILKDKSFVVVETTGGYEKALLEYLITKNIVVHRANTRIVKHFIRSTGQLGKSDNIDAFGLAKYGYERHRDLEFYQPNDDKMQKLIKYILRKQDIKKQLAAEKNRYQAPDQKYTKDSHQRMIEFYKQEIMIIESLINELVDDCQYLAKARDLLVKEVTGLGNATATSLLALMPELGNLNRKQVASLAGVAPYPYESGKKVGYRKTYGGRADLKPILFMSALTAARSKGKLGIFYRDLVEKGKKKMVALVAVMRKIIVIANAKIRDLKRDLKIS; encoded by the coding sequence ATGTATCATAATTTCATCGGTATTGATATATCAAAGAATGATTTTGTAGTAGCAATTCATGGTAAGAAAAAGACTTTTAAATACCTTAATAACTTAACTGGCTTTGATGAATTTTTATCAGATCATCCTATACTCAAGGATAAATCTTTTGTAGTTGTTGAAACTACCGGAGGCTATGAAAAAGCTTTACTTGAATATTTAATAACTAAAAATATAGTTGTTCACAGAGCTAATACTAGAATAGTTAAACATTTTATTCGCTCTACAGGTCAATTAGGTAAATCAGATAATATTGATGCTTTTGGACTAGCTAAGTATGGGTATGAAAGACACCGTGACCTAGAATTTTATCAACCTAATGATGATAAAATGCAAAAGCTTATAAAATATATTCTTAGAAAACAAGATATTAAAAAACAGTTAGCAGCTGAAAAAAATAGATATCAAGCACCAGACCAAAAATATACAAAAGATTCTCACCAAAGAATGATAGAGTTCTATAAACAAGAAATTATGATTATAGAAAGCCTTATAAATGAGTTAGTCGATGATTGCCAATACTTAGCAAAAGCTAGAGATCTATTAGTTAAAGAGGTTACTGGTCTAGGAAATGCTACAGCCACATCTTTACTTGCTTTGATGCCTGAGTTAGGAAACTTAAACCGTAAACAAGTGGCTTCTTTAGCAGGAGTAGCTCCATATCCGTATGAAAGTGGCAAGAAAGTTGGCTATAGAAAGACTTACGGCGGTAGAGCTGATTTAAAACCTATATTATTTATGTCAGCATTAACTGCTGCTAGAAGTAAAGGTAAACTTGGAATATTTTATAGAGACCTTGTTGAAAAGGGTAAAAAGAAGATGGTAGCCCTTGTAGCTGTTATGAGAAAAATTATAGTCATTGCTAATGCTAAAATTAGAGATTTAAAAAGAGATTTGAAAATTTCATAA